From Sphingorhabdus sp. SMR4y:
CCGCGATTGCGGCCAGCCCGGCCGAGCAGAATGCTGCGATCGCCAGAATCATCAAAGGTATCGACAGATCACCGGTGCGGCTCTGGCCGATGGCAAGCGTGAACACTATGAAGGTCGCACCGATCAGCATATTGGCCTTATGGTCCGCCATCATGCTCAACTGGACATGATGCTGCTGGGTCGTTCGCAGCGCATAAACCGCATCATCCGGCCATTTTCTCTCTTCCACCATATCCAGTCCCCCTAAGCTTGTGAGAAAGTGACATAATCGGCGCTTTTGGGCAAGCTGATGCCGCTTTTGCGCCTTATTCGCTTGCCAATGGGGCGTATGTCTTGGCAAAGGTCAGGAATAGCAATTTTGAAAGCATATTATGGCAAATCGCGAAGAAATCATGGCCAAGGTCGGAGAGCTGATCGGGCCGTTCAACAACAAGGGCGTCGAACTGACCGCCAGCACCACTTTTCAGGGTGATCTCGAATGGGACAGCCTGACGGTCATGGACTTTGTCGCTGCGGTCGAAGACGAATTTGATATCATCATCACCATGAACATGCAGGCCGAGATCGAAACCGTCGGCCAGCTCGCCGATGCCGTCGCAAAGTTGATGGAAAGCTAGAGCCGGACACCCGTTCGCCCTGAGATAGACTAAGGGTCGCACGAGCGGGTGATTGGTACTTCGACAGGCTCAGGACTAACGGAAGTAAAGCATGACCGATCTACTCAGTAAATTTGATCCGCTCATTCAGGAGCGCGAAACCCTTCTGGCGACGGGCGTAAAGGACCCGTTCTCGCTGGTGATGGAAGAGGTGCTCTCGCCCACCGTCGCCATCTGCAACGGCAAGAAAACCATCCTCCTTGGCACCTATAATTATATGGGCATGACCTTTGACGAGGATGTTCGGCAGGCCGGCCTCAAGGCGCTGGAAGAATTCGGCTCCGGCACCACCGGCAGCCGCGTGCTCAACGGGACCTACAGCCTGCATCGCGATTGCGAGGAAGCGCTCAAGGAATTCTACGACATGGACCATGCGATGGTCTTTTCCACCGGCTATCAGGCCAATCTCGGGATCATTTCGACGTTGGCCGGCAAGGGCGACTATGTCATCCTCGATATCGACAGCCATGCATCGATCTACGACGGCTGCGCGATGGGCAATGCCGAGATCGTCGCGTTCCGCCACAATGATGTCGAAGCGCTGGAAAAGCGCCTGA
This genomic window contains:
- a CDS encoding acyl carrier protein is translated as MANREEIMAKVGELIGPFNNKGVELTASTTFQGDLEWDSLTVMDFVAAVEDEFDIIITMNMQAEIETVGQLADAVAKLMES